CAGCCAGGGGTGGAATGTGACGGGGGTTGATTTTTCCGATGTTGCCCTGACTGTTGCCCGCGAACGAAGTCCGGATATTTCTGACCGGGTTACCTGGGAGGAAGCAGATCTGCGTGCCTATGCACCTCGGGAAGGCTTTTATGATCTCGTGGTTATCACGTATCTGCACGTTCCCAGGGAAGAGCTTCGGTGTGTTTTCTCAACTGCCGAGAGGGCTCTCAAGACGGGGGGATTATTGTATTTTTTGGGGCATCACCGAAACAACATATCCCGGGGAACGGGTTCTCCCAGGCATGCCGATGTGGCTCATGTTCCTGCGGAGATCCTCCCCATGATTCCCTGGTGCACTATCATATCAGCCCGGGAGGAGGCTCGTCCTCCTGATCATGATCGGGGCGGTTCGGGACGAGAACAACAGATCGATAGTCTGGTAATCGGACAGAAGCGTTCCTGACGTCGGCGCGTTCCTCGGGACCTTGTCCCTGTGGTACACACCGGGGTTACCCAGACGTTTTTTACGCTCGTTGCTGGCGGCCGGGTTTTTATACAAGCACAAAAAAAAAACGTCTGGCGACGACCTACTCTCCCACCTTGCGGCAGTACCATCGGCGCGAGAGGGCTTAACTTCCGTGTTCGGAATGGGAACGGGT
Above is a genomic segment from Alkalispirochaeta americana containing:
- a CDS encoding class I SAM-dependent methyltransferase; amino-acid sequence: MNRSVWNERYQAGHGSLTAPPVEPLRAFAERLTPGYALDLACGAGRNALYLASQGWNVTGVDFSDVALTVARERSPDISDRVTWEEADLRAYAPREGFYDLVVITYLHVPREELRCVFSTAERALKTGGLLYFLGHHRNNISRGTGSPRHADVAHVPAEILPMIPWCTIISAREEARPPDHDRGGSGREQQIDSLVIGQKRS